From Chlamydiifrater volucris, one genomic window encodes:
- a CDS encoding CT583 family protein has protein sequence MTNLKTILEGRFKKKPNDQRSQKMRDLVHKRIEGDLSPFSGIFQTRQLSQEDCDHLQHILTKYSPKENSSEKTSDLPTLLSLSAEVKEIHRQAILLHGERISKARELLKKYREGAFSAWLLFAYGNRQTPYNFLVYYELYSSLPDALKKEAEKMPKQALYTLASRNGSKEKKEEIIRNYCGETKDQILSLIRREFPLEESDARRTCLLSAAIKHLEKASLLLQETPQKASKQKFSKLNKLLKKLETITNGLTSDD, from the coding sequence ATGACAAATTTGAAGACTATTCTCGAGGGCAGGTTTAAAAAAAAGCCCAATGATCAAAGATCTCAAAAGATGCGCGATCTTGTTCATAAACGGATAGAAGGAGATTTATCCCCTTTCTCTGGGATTTTTCAAACAAGACAGCTCTCCCAAGAAGACTGTGATCATCTGCAACATATTCTTACAAAATACTCCCCGAAAGAAAACTCTTCAGAAAAAACCTCAGACCTCCCGACTCTGCTTTCCCTGTCAGCAGAAGTCAAAGAAATTCATAGACAAGCTATTCTGTTACACGGGGAGCGCATTAGCAAGGCAAGAGAGCTCCTAAAAAAATATCGTGAAGGCGCTTTTTCTGCCTGGTTATTGTTTGCTTACGGCAATAGGCAAACTCCTTATAATTTTCTAGTCTATTACGAGCTTTATAGTTCCCTTCCGGACGCCCTAAAAAAAGAAGCTGAAAAAATGCCCAAGCAAGCTCTCTACACTTTAGCTTCTCGTAATGGCTCGAAGGAAAAGAAGGAGGAAATCATTCGCAACTACTGCGGAGAAACTAAAGATCAAATTTTATCTTTAATCCGCAGGGAATTTCCTTTAGAGGAATCTGATGCTCGAAGAACATGCCTTCTCTCCGCAGCAATAAAACATTTAGAAAAAGCCTCCTTACTATTGCAAGAAACGCCCCAGAAAGCTTCCAAACAAAAATTCTCTAAGCTTAATAAATTGCTAAAAAAGCTTGAAACGATTACAAATGGGCTTACTTCAGACGACTAG
- the thrS gene encoding threonine--tRNA ligase produces MTTVLHKEQTYQVAENSTAADFAKTVHPSNFSQIVGVSVNGVLKDLSTVLAPNDDIRFIFLDDPEGREIFLHSSAHLLAQAVLRLWPQAQPTIGPVIEQGFYYDFANVSISELDFPKIEAVMAEIVAESLSIRREVFSNKVEASQAFPNNPFKKELIAELSEDSSITGYRQGEFFDLCRGPHLPSTKLIKAFKLLKTSAAYWRGDPSKASLVRVYGISFPTTKELRAHLQFLEEAKKRDHRVLGSRLDLFSQQDFSPGMPFFHPRGMIVWDALIQFWKDLHKNAGYLQIKTPQLLNRKLWEISGHWENYSENMYTLSIDNDDYAIKPMNCPGCMLYYKTSLHSYRDFPLRVAEIGHVHRQEASGALSGLMRVRSFHQDDAHVFLTTEQVENETLAILQLVEKLYGTFGLDYHLELSTKPEKSTIGSDEIWELATQALTRALQSCGKEFKISPGEGAFYGPKIDIHVKDAIGRTWQCGTIQLDMFLPERFDLNYTDSEGKKQVPIMLHRALFGSIERFLGILIEHFKGRFPLWLSPEQVRIVTVADRHADFGKIVLQKLHEQNIIATLDDSNESVSKKIRNAQNMQVNYMLTLGDKECENQTISIRTRDNRVIGEKNLEEFISVISLERDNKSLHALI; encoded by the coding sequence ATGACAACGGTTCTTCATAAAGAGCAAACTTACCAAGTAGCAGAAAACTCTACAGCAGCAGATTTTGCAAAAACCGTTCACCCTTCAAATTTCTCCCAAATTGTGGGCGTTTCCGTTAATGGAGTGCTAAAAGATCTTTCTACGGTGCTCGCTCCCAACGATGATATCCGATTCATATTTCTTGATGACCCTGAAGGAAGAGAAATTTTTCTTCACTCCTCAGCACATCTACTGGCTCAAGCAGTGCTTAGGTTGTGGCCCCAAGCACAACCAACTATTGGCCCAGTGATTGAGCAGGGGTTCTATTATGATTTTGCTAATGTCTCCATAAGCGAATTAGATTTTCCAAAAATAGAGGCCGTTATGGCAGAAATTGTCGCAGAATCTTTGTCCATACGGAGAGAAGTTTTTTCCAACAAGGTGGAAGCCTCACAGGCCTTTCCCAATAATCCCTTTAAAAAGGAACTCATTGCCGAACTCTCCGAAGACTCCTCCATCACAGGATACCGCCAAGGAGAGTTTTTTGATCTTTGTAGAGGTCCCCATCTTCCATCAACCAAACTAATAAAAGCCTTTAAACTCTTAAAAACTTCCGCAGCCTATTGGCGTGGGGACCCCTCCAAGGCATCCTTAGTGCGCGTTTATGGCATATCTTTCCCAACTACGAAAGAATTACGCGCTCATTTGCAATTTTTGGAAGAAGCTAAAAAGAGAGATCACAGAGTATTAGGATCTCGTTTGGACTTATTCTCTCAGCAAGACTTTTCTCCAGGAATGCCTTTCTTTCACCCTAGAGGAATGATCGTTTGGGATGCTTTAATACAATTTTGGAAAGACCTCCACAAAAATGCTGGGTACCTACAAATAAAAACTCCCCAACTACTGAATAGAAAACTATGGGAAATTTCCGGCCACTGGGAAAACTATTCAGAAAATATGTACACTCTGTCCATAGACAACGATGACTATGCTATCAAACCTATGAATTGTCCTGGATGTATGTTGTATTATAAAACATCTCTGCACAGTTACCGAGACTTTCCTTTACGAGTAGCAGAAATAGGTCACGTTCATCGACAAGAAGCGTCCGGAGCTTTGTCCGGCTTAATGCGTGTACGGAGCTTTCATCAAGACGATGCCCACGTGTTCTTAACAACAGAACAAGTGGAAAATGAAACGCTAGCCATTCTGCAATTGGTAGAAAAATTGTATGGGACATTCGGATTAGATTACCACTTAGAATTATCTACAAAACCCGAGAAAAGCACTATCGGCAGCGATGAAATTTGGGAACTAGCAACTCAAGCTCTAACTCGAGCTCTTCAGTCCTGTGGCAAAGAATTCAAAATAAGCCCTGGAGAAGGCGCTTTTTACGGTCCAAAGATAGATATTCATGTTAAAGATGCTATTGGCCGAACATGGCAATGCGGAACAATTCAGTTGGATATGTTTCTCCCCGAACGCTTCGATTTAAATTACACAGACTCAGAAGGGAAAAAACAAGTCCCCATCATGCTACACCGAGCCTTATTCGGTTCGATAGAGCGATTCTTAGGAATACTCATAGAACATTTCAAAGGAAGGTTTCCTTTGTGGCTAAGTCCAGAGCAAGTCCGCATTGTCACCGTTGCTGACAGACATGCCGATTTTGGTAAAATTGTATTACAAAAACTCCACGAACAAAATATTATAGCTACATTGGATGATTCTAACGAGTCTGTAAGCAAAAAAATCCGTAACGCACAAAATATGCAAGTCAACTATATGTTAACTTTAGGGGACAAAGAGTGTGAAAATCAGACGATTTCTATCCGAACCAGAGACAATCGTGTTATCGGCGAGAAAAATCTTGAAGAATTCATCTCTGTTATTAGCTTAGAAAGAGACAACAAAAGCCTCCATGCTTTGATCTAG
- a CDS encoding CT_584 family protein encodes MAQKTANQIALEDNVFLLIEGNLKRIFATPVGYTTFREVQNVVFNCSENDQEKANFFFELLINGKLTKELPAKQQTAAHALISEFMMPIRVAKDVHERGEFINFVTSDMIAQQDRCVFLNRLARVDGQEFLLMTDVQNTCHLIRHFIARLMEAQKNPAGEKNLAEISEDILSLKNYLEELSKSLK; translated from the coding sequence ATGGCACAAAAGACCGCAAACCAGATTGCTTTGGAAGACAATGTTTTTCTTCTCATTGAAGGGAACTTGAAGCGGATCTTCGCCACTCCTGTCGGGTACACAACTTTTCGTGAAGTGCAGAATGTTGTTTTCAATTGCTCAGAAAATGACCAGGAAAAGGCAAACTTTTTCTTTGAACTCCTTATTAATGGAAAATTAACAAAAGAACTGCCGGCCAAGCAACAAACTGCTGCTCACGCGCTCATCAGTGAGTTCATGATGCCCATTCGAGTGGCTAAGGATGTCCATGAACGCGGGGAATTCATTAATTTTGTCACTTCCGATATGATAGCCCAACAAGATCGTTGCGTTTTTTTGAACAGGTTGGCTAGAGTGGATGGTCAAGAGTTTTTACTTATGACGGATGTTCAAAATACTTGTCACCTTATCCGCCATTTCATTGCGCGTCTCATGGAAGCACAGAAGAATCCTGCTGGGGAAAAAAATCTTGCAGAGATTAGCGAGGATATCTTGTCTCTAAAGAATTATCTTGAAGAATTATCAAAAAGCCTTAAATAA
- a CDS encoding DMT family transporter encodes MGIVAIFFTLFIWSSSFALSKMALDASAPLFATGSRMLVAGVVLGLYSALRSPSKVTFSWRVWRDVLILSFTGFYLANVFEFLGLRHISAAKASFIYGLSPFLAALFSYLQLKERITPKKILGLTLGIAGYVTYLFFGGEGTYNAFFKDFQLGTPELLLLSATCVSSFGWTLMRKIEKQAPGIPTSQINAACMIFAGILSLVHSYFSEHWAPLPISDISALVKALVSLIILSNFLCYNLYGKLLRKYSSTFLSFCGLVMPIFSGFYGFVLLGETTSLGLFIAVCMTLVGCRMVYSEEFKQGYLAS; translated from the coding sequence GTGGGTATAGTTGCAATATTTTTCACGTTGTTTATCTGGTCCTCATCTTTTGCTCTTTCCAAAATGGCTTTGGATGCATCAGCGCCTCTTTTTGCTACAGGCAGTAGGATGCTCGTAGCAGGGGTGGTACTGGGTCTATACTCTGCTTTGAGATCTCCTTCCAAGGTGACCTTCTCTTGGCGTGTATGGCGGGATGTGTTGATTTTGTCTTTTACTGGGTTTTATCTCGCGAATGTTTTTGAGTTTCTAGGGTTGCGGCATATTAGCGCTGCTAAGGCGAGTTTCATTTATGGCTTGTCTCCTTTTTTGGCCGCCTTATTTTCTTATCTTCAGCTGAAGGAAAGAATTACGCCTAAAAAAATTCTTGGACTGACTTTAGGTATTGCAGGATATGTAACTTACTTGTTCTTTGGTGGAGAGGGGACTTATAATGCATTCTTTAAAGATTTTCAGTTGGGAACTCCAGAGTTGTTACTGCTATCTGCAACCTGTGTATCTTCCTTTGGCTGGACATTAATGCGAAAAATAGAGAAGCAAGCTCCGGGAATTCCCACTTCTCAAATCAATGCTGCTTGCATGATATTTGCTGGGATTTTGTCATTGGTACATTCATACTTTTCTGAGCACTGGGCTCCACTGCCTATTTCGGATATTTCAGCTTTAGTTAAGGCCTTAGTGTCATTGATCATTTTATCAAACTTTCTCTGCTATAACCTTTATGGAAAATTGCTCAGAAAATATTCTTCGACATTTCTGTCTTTCTGCGGGTTGGTTATGCCTATTTTTTCAGGGTTTTATGGGTTTGTCCTTTTAGGGGAGACGACATCTTTGGGCTTGTTTATCGCGGTGTGTATGACTTTGGTTGGGTGTCGGATGGTGTACAGCGAAGAATTCAAGCAAGGCTACCTTGCTTCTTGA
- the trpS gene encoding tryptophan--tRNA ligase — translation MKKIRVLTGDRPTGKLHLGHWVGSLKSRLALQGDERYSCFLLIADLHCLTTKQRKEDLALIDQHIHDVVADWLAVGIDPDKTTLYLQSAIPEIYELQLLLSMLVSLNRLTVIPSIKEMAANAAIDEASIPFGLAGYPVLQSADILLAKAQVVPVGKDNESHIELTRDIARKFNRLYGSIFPEPQVLQGELSSLVGIDGQGKMSKSANNAIFLSDDDTAIRKKVRSMYTDPNRIHATTPGRVEGNPVFIYHDLFNSDPDEVSEFKERYRRGCIKDIEVKDRLAEEIIKFLSPFREKREALLANPVLIKEAVAKGTETMSKIAKETMAEVREAIGFSRHWHQLLFNR, via the coding sequence ATGAAAAAAATTCGTGTATTGACAGGCGATAGACCCACGGGAAAGCTTCATCTTGGACACTGGGTGGGGTCTTTGAAGAGTCGCCTGGCCTTGCAAGGTGACGAGCGTTACTCTTGTTTTTTGCTAATAGCAGATCTACACTGTCTAACAACTAAGCAACGGAAAGAAGATCTAGCCCTAATAGACCAGCATATCCATGATGTTGTAGCGGACTGGTTGGCAGTCGGTATAGATCCAGATAAAACCACGCTGTATTTGCAATCAGCCATCCCCGAAATTTATGAATTGCAGTTGTTGCTCTCTATGTTAGTGTCCCTGAATCGGTTAACAGTAATTCCTAGCATTAAGGAGATGGCTGCTAATGCCGCCATAGACGAGGCCAGCATTCCTTTTGGTTTGGCAGGCTACCCTGTCCTACAGAGTGCTGACATCTTGTTAGCTAAAGCCCAAGTTGTTCCTGTAGGCAAAGATAACGAGTCCCATATAGAGCTTACGAGGGATATCGCCAGAAAATTTAATCGGTTATACGGAAGCATTTTCCCCGAGCCTCAAGTTTTGCAAGGAGAGTTGTCATCCCTGGTAGGCATTGACGGTCAGGGAAAAATGAGCAAATCTGCTAATAACGCCATATTTTTAAGCGATGACGACACTGCTATACGTAAGAAAGTGCGTAGCATGTACACGGATCCTAATCGCATCCACGCAACAACCCCTGGTCGAGTAGAAGGCAATCCCGTGTTCATTTACCATGATCTGTTTAATTCCGATCCTGATGAGGTTAGTGAATTTAAAGAGCGATATCGAAGAGGCTGTATCAAGGATATTGAAGTCAAAGATCGTTTAGCAGAAGAAATAATTAAGTTTCTGTCTCCCTTCAGAGAAAAGCGTGAAGCTCTGCTAGCCAACCCAGTTCTCATAAAAGAAGCTGTAGCCAAAGGGACAGAAACAATGTCCAAAATAGCTAAAGAAACAATGGCTGAAGTCCGTGAAGCTATAGGATTTAGCAGACACTGGCACCAGCTGCTCTTCAATCGGTAA
- the uvrB gene encoding excinuclease ABC subunit UvrB, giving the protein MGFSLNSSYSPCGDQPEAIKSLVEGLQAGRPAQVLKGVTGSGKTFTVANVITQIGLPTLVLAHNKTLAAQLYLEFKEFFPTNAVEYFVSYYDYYQPEAYIARSDTYIEKSLLINDEIDKLRLSATRSLLSRKDTIIVASVSCIYGIGSPEYYLAMSISFHVGHTYPRDQLLTQLAEMHYRATDTVPERGSFRETGSILDIVPAYDTQYSLRLEFCDDELETILLLHPANFSLIKTLQEITLFPGSHYVTPEEVREKALRSIAAELEDRLLFFEDRPIERERLFNRTKYDMEMIREIGFCKGIENYSSHFTGLPAGSPPCCLLDYFPKDFLLIVDESHRTLPQIRAMYHGDRSRKQSLVEFGFRLPSAYDNRPLTFDEAYKYFRKVVYVSATPGEEEIAKSSGLIVEQVIRPTGIPDPEIEVRAATGQIDDLLEEIRSRLQKNLHEKIIVVSLTKKLAEDIASYLSNLNIRSAYLHSGIETAERSEILADLRKGFIDVLIGVNLLREGIDLPEVSLIAILDADKEGFLRSFSSLMQFCGRAARNVSGKAILYADMITESISQTLTETQRRREIQQAYNKKHGIVPKPIIKEIASSLIPKKETTKNKGSEEDLSVLSNEELERIIKKYEKQMKDAAQKFLFEEAAYYRDLVQKYKEFLLYKQ; this is encoded by the coding sequence ATGGGTTTCTCGCTCAATAGTTCTTATTCCCCTTGCGGAGACCAACCAGAAGCCATAAAATCTTTGGTGGAAGGCTTGCAAGCAGGAAGGCCTGCACAAGTCCTCAAAGGCGTTACGGGGTCGGGAAAAACGTTCACTGTTGCCAACGTCATAACTCAAATAGGTCTTCCTACCCTTGTTCTCGCTCATAACAAAACATTAGCGGCTCAGTTGTATTTGGAATTTAAAGAATTCTTCCCTACTAATGCCGTCGAGTATTTCGTTTCGTACTACGATTACTACCAGCCAGAAGCCTACATTGCGCGAAGTGACACTTACATAGAAAAAAGCCTTCTGATAAATGATGAAATAGATAAACTCAGACTTTCAGCTACACGCTCGTTGCTTTCTAGGAAAGATACCATTATCGTTGCCTCTGTTTCCTGTATTTACGGCATAGGATCTCCAGAGTATTATTTGGCAATGAGTATTTCCTTTCACGTAGGCCACACGTACCCCAGAGATCAGTTGTTAACTCAGCTTGCGGAGATGCACTATCGAGCTACAGACACCGTTCCTGAAAGGGGATCCTTTAGGGAGACAGGAAGTATTTTAGATATAGTTCCTGCTTATGACACTCAGTATTCTTTACGCTTAGAGTTTTGTGATGACGAATTAGAAACTATTCTTCTTTTACACCCTGCTAACTTCTCTCTCATCAAAACTTTACAAGAAATTACTTTATTCCCCGGCTCTCATTACGTCACACCTGAAGAAGTGCGAGAAAAAGCTTTGCGATCCATTGCAGCAGAACTGGAAGATAGGCTACTTTTCTTCGAAGATCGTCCGATAGAAAGGGAACGCCTTTTCAATCGAACAAAATATGATATGGAAATGATCAGGGAAATAGGTTTTTGTAAGGGTATAGAGAACTACTCCTCGCATTTCACAGGGTTACCAGCAGGTTCTCCCCCTTGTTGCCTCTTAGATTATTTCCCTAAAGATTTTTTGTTAATTGTTGATGAATCTCATAGAACTTTACCGCAAATTCGAGCTATGTATCACGGAGATAGATCCCGGAAGCAATCCTTGGTAGAGTTTGGATTTCGTTTGCCTTCCGCTTATGACAATAGACCTTTAACTTTTGACGAAGCCTACAAATATTTTCGTAAGGTTGTTTACGTTTCCGCTACCCCAGGTGAAGAAGAGATAGCAAAAAGTTCTGGGCTCATTGTTGAACAAGTAATTCGTCCCACAGGAATTCCTGATCCAGAAATTGAGGTTCGGGCGGCTACAGGACAAATTGACGATTTATTAGAAGAAATCCGTTCTCGTTTACAAAAAAATCTTCACGAAAAAATCATCGTTGTATCCCTCACAAAAAAACTTGCTGAGGATATTGCTTCTTACTTATCTAATTTAAATATTCGATCTGCGTATCTGCACTCAGGAATAGAAACCGCCGAACGATCAGAAATCCTTGCTGATCTGAGAAAAGGGTTCATTGATGTCCTGATAGGTGTTAATCTGCTAAGGGAAGGTATAGACCTGCCTGAGGTATCTTTGATCGCTATCCTAGACGCAGACAAAGAAGGGTTTTTGAGAAGTTTCTCTTCCCTTATGCAGTTTTGCGGCAGGGCAGCAAGAAATGTTTCAGGCAAAGCAATTCTTTATGCCGATATGATAACAGAATCCATATCTCAAACTTTAACAGAAACTCAAAGGCGAAGAGAAATACAACAGGCCTACAATAAAAAACATGGAATTGTCCCTAAGCCTATCATCAAAGAAATTGCATCCTCTTTGATTCCTAAAAAAGAAACGACAAAAAATAAAGGATCGGAGGAAGATCTATCTGTTCTCTCTAATGAAGAACTGGAGAGAATCATAAAAAAATATGAAAAACAAATGAAAGATGCTGCTCAAAAATTTCTTTTTGAAGAAGCGGCTTACTACAGAGATTTAGTTCAAAAATACAAGGAATTCTTGTTGTATAAACAATGA
- a CDS encoding ParA family protein, whose translation MKTIAVNSFKGGTAKTSTALHLGAALATYHKARVLLIDFDAQANLTAGLGLDPDCHDSLAVVLQGEKDVSEVIRPIEDTNMDLIPADTWLERIEVSGNLAADRYSHERLKHVLLKLESSYDYVIIDTPPSLCWLTESALIAANYALICATPEFYSVKGLERLADFISGISSRHPLSVLGVALSFWNHRGKNNEAFTQLIQKTFPGKLLNAKVRRDITVSEAAIRGKPVFVTAPAGRASADYLELTDELLSLLKD comes from the coding sequence ATGAAAACTATCGCCGTAAACAGCTTCAAAGGCGGAACAGCAAAGACATCAACAGCGTTGCATCTGGGCGCTGCTTTAGCAACGTATCACAAAGCTCGGGTGTTGCTTATAGACTTTGATGCCCAGGCAAATCTCACCGCAGGACTGGGGTTAGACCCAGATTGTCACGACAGCCTAGCTGTTGTCTTGCAAGGAGAAAAGGACGTTTCAGAAGTTATTAGGCCTATAGAAGATACCAACATGGATTTAATTCCGGCTGACACTTGGTTGGAACGCATAGAAGTTTCTGGCAATCTAGCTGCGGATAGGTACTCTCACGAAAGGCTGAAGCATGTTTTGCTTAAATTGGAGTCCTCTTATGACTATGTCATCATCGATACCCCTCCCTCCCTTTGCTGGTTAACAGAGTCCGCGTTAATCGCTGCGAACTATGCCCTCATATGTGCCACTCCAGAATTCTACAGCGTAAAGGGATTAGAGAGATTGGCAGATTTCATTAGTGGAATATCTTCAAGACACCCTCTGTCTGTTCTAGGAGTGGCTCTATCTTTCTGGAACCATAGAGGAAAAAATAACGAAGCTTTCACCCAGCTGATTCAAAAAACTTTCCCAGGGAAACTTTTAAATGCTAAAGTTCGTAGGGACATTACAGTATCTGAGGCCGCTATACGAGGCAAACCCGTGTTTGTAACGGCTCCTGCAGGGAGAGCTTCAGCGGATTATTTAGAGCTAACAGATGAATTGTTATCTCTCCTAAAGGATTAG
- a CDS encoding secretion system protein has translation MSLSSSSGADNNNSIIQQVIASTPQGVPDADKNGKENKQVTQTRTGNETQMEGDAVISGKQKDDGVKTAASKLFESTETTEAVSGKAAKSIDATQSAGATGAATSASQIREASQTLSSSSVSSMSEVSAMHLQEIQEIVNQAISGEMASKGVDTPALPKPHITPRQDVMEIGLSLAKAITALGETTREALSNYQETQSLASTMSKIGLEKQAVKIDSERTEFKKMQEIEKKMHGMNKMDTVNKVMMGVTIAITVISVVSALFTCGAGLLASAGAIGATAAAAGATAGAAAGTSVATSVATQVATQAVMQAVKTAVVQAVKTAVQQGVKAMAQQGLKAAIKAGAKTLAKNVGKIFSQGKGVISKAYPNLSKVMNTLGNHWVMAGVGIATAVPSLIQGVGSVELSKMQEDLAKIQKETGKLSAQSEMIAMFTQFWQQASKIASKQTGDANEMSEQATKLAASITKAFAAISQGLAGAV, from the coding sequence ATGAGTCTTTCTTCGTCATCGGGAGCCGATAATAACAACTCCATCATCCAACAAGTTATTGCATCCACTCCACAAGGGGTACCTGATGCAGATAAAAATGGAAAGGAGAATAAGCAAGTCACTCAAACACGGACTGGCAACGAAACTCAAATGGAAGGCGACGCTGTTATCTCTGGGAAACAAAAAGATGATGGCGTAAAGACTGCTGCTTCTAAATTATTTGAAAGTACGGAAACAACGGAAGCCGTCTCTGGCAAAGCTGCTAAGAGTATCGATGCCACACAATCTGCTGGGGCTACCGGTGCTGCAACAAGTGCATCTCAGATAAGAGAAGCCAGCCAAACTCTCTCTTCCTCTTCCGTCTCGTCCATGTCAGAAGTTTCGGCTATGCACCTGCAAGAAATCCAGGAGATTGTCAACCAAGCTATCTCTGGGGAAATGGCCTCAAAAGGCGTTGATACTCCCGCGCTACCCAAACCCCATATCACTCCAAGACAGGATGTTATGGAAATCGGTTTGTCATTAGCGAAGGCCATAACAGCTTTGGGAGAAACCACTAGAGAAGCTCTTTCCAACTACCAGGAAACGCAGAGTCTAGCTTCTACCATGAGCAAAATTGGACTCGAAAAGCAAGCTGTGAAGATAGATTCCGAACGTACTGAGTTCAAAAAAATGCAGGAAATTGAGAAGAAGATGCACGGAATGAACAAAATGGACACCGTGAACAAAGTTATGATGGGCGTCACTATAGCCATTACTGTCATTTCTGTAGTCTCGGCTTTGTTCACATGTGGAGCAGGATTGCTAGCTTCTGCAGGAGCCATTGGAGCAACAGCTGCAGCCGCTGGAGCTACAGCCGGAGCCGCTGCAGGAACTTCCGTAGCAACATCAGTAGCAACACAAGTAGCAACGCAAGCCGTCATGCAGGCAGTAAAAACTGCCGTCGTACAAGCAGTAAAAACTGCGGTACAACAAGGGGTCAAAGCTATGGCCCAGCAAGGGCTCAAAGCTGCTATTAAAGCTGGAGCCAAAACTTTAGCCAAAAACGTTGGAAAAATATTTAGCCAAGGTAAAGGCGTTATTTCCAAAGCTTACCCAAATCTCTCCAAAGTAATGAATACATTAGGAAATCACTGGGTCATGGCTGGAGTAGGGATCGCTACTGCAGTCCCCTCCTTAATACAAGGGGTGGGCAGCGTAGAACTTTCCAAAATGCAGGAAGACTTAGCCAAAATTCAAAAAGAAACAGGAAAACTCTCCGCTCAATCCGAAATGATCGCGATGTTCACGCAATTTTGGCAACAAGCTAGCAAGATTGCATCAAAACAGACTGGAGATGCAAACGAAATGAGTGAACAAGCAACAAAATTAGCCGCCAGCATTACTAAAGCCTTTGCTGCCATCAGTCAAGGGCTAGCAGGCGCTGTGTAA
- the sctE gene encoding type III secretion system translocon subunit SctE, with translation MTSGISGSSGNSFDPALQAQLAQNNQAAGAAKSGDAKKTAGNAGAGDTEAAAGFEDLISNSTETGKTSKQEGTSQTKKSAKNEKAGATSSNSSVSSASKTATAQAVKAPKGPAQNNYELPKLPVPDNTSVDGVRIKKGMGTLALLGLIMTMLAQASAKSWQSSFQQQNQAIQNQVAMAPEIGNAIRTQADHQAAATQAQATQSLISGITNIAGFALSAGIGIMSVSSKLGGLKSAAFKSETASAKGASAAASAASSSAMKATSSLSSAAMETVESAGKAVGSAAKGAAAAGSAASKAMGTLDDVAASTSKATAAATSKGSSAFSQALNNPGWKDKFARGMNVAKVQGGRAAKMAGEAFMKAAQASQMIHVVTAGVDGIAGYVYQSQVAAHQKAAGAAEAQSAMLQQYASVQDKYASQAGSLADKASESFTSALQTLQNIADSQTQTTSAIFN, from the coding sequence ATGACATCTGGAATTAGTGGAAGCAGCGGAAATAGTTTCGATCCCGCTTTACAAGCCCAGTTAGCGCAAAACAATCAAGCAGCAGGGGCAGCTAAGAGTGGTGATGCAAAAAAAACCGCAGGAAACGCAGGAGCTGGAGACACGGAAGCTGCAGCAGGATTTGAAGACCTAATTAGCAACTCCACAGAAACAGGAAAAACCAGTAAACAAGAAGGCACTTCTCAAACCAAGAAAAGCGCAAAAAACGAAAAAGCTGGTGCCACATCCTCCAATAGTTCTGTTTCCAGTGCATCTAAAACAGCAACTGCTCAAGCAGTAAAAGCTCCCAAGGGTCCAGCACAAAACAATTATGAATTACCAAAACTTCCTGTGCCAGACAACACTTCTGTCGATGGAGTGAGGATTAAAAAAGGTATGGGTACTTTGGCTCTTCTGGGGCTGATCATGACCATGCTTGCACAAGCCAGTGCAAAATCTTGGCAATCAAGCTTCCAACAACAAAACCAAGCCATTCAAAATCAAGTGGCTATGGCCCCTGAAATTGGTAACGCTATTCGAACTCAGGCAGATCATCAAGCTGCTGCCACCCAAGCTCAGGCTACCCAATCTTTGATATCTGGTATTACAAATATTGCTGGATTCGCCCTTTCCGCAGGTATAGGTATTATGTCGGTTTCCAGTAAGCTCGGAGGACTAAAATCTGCGGCTTTTAAATCAGAAACAGCTTCAGCGAAAGGGGCTTCCGCTGCAGCCTCTGCAGCTTCCTCATCCGCCATGAAGGCTACTTCTTCCTTATCCTCCGCCGCCATGGAAACTGTCGAAAGTGCAGGAAAAGCCGTTGGATCTGCTGCAAAAGGAGCTGCGGCAGCTGGTTCTGCCGCATCAAAAGCTATGGGAACTTTAGACGATGTAGCAGCGTCTACTTCCAAAGCCACCGCGGCAGCAACATCCAAAGGAAGTTCCGCGTTTAGTCAAGCTTTGAACAATCCTGGATGGAAAGATAAGTTTGCGCGAGGAATGAATGTAGCAAAAGTTCAAGGAGGAAGAGCTGCTAAGATGGCCGGAGAAGCCTTCATGAAAGCCGCCCAAGCATCCCAAATGATCCATGTTGTGACTGCTGGAGTGGATGGAATTGCTGGATATGTTTACCAATCACAAGTAGCCGCCCACCAAAAAGCTGCCGGAGCCGCAGAAGCACAGTCAGCTATGCTACAACAATACGCTTCTGTTCAAGACAAATACGCTTCTCAGGCAGGCAGCTTAGCTGACAAAGCTAGCGAATCTTTCACTAGTGCATTACAAACTTTACAAAACATTGCCGATTCCCAAACTCAAACTACTAGTGCTATTTTTAACTAG